GAGATTGGCTGTGACCACGGCCTTCGCATTGAGAGTGCGCCCCTCGATCCGTACCAACGCACGATAAAACTCAACCGAGTCGTCATATTCGAGCGTGACCGTACTAGTTGTGGTTCCCACACACGTTGTTGACACTCGCGACCGCTGGGACCCGCCCTTCCAGCGCCGTGTGGGGGCGATGGTGATTGTAGTAGTGCAACCACTTCGGAAACGCGACGCGGCGCTCCTCGTTGGAGCGGTAGA
The DNA window shown above is from bacterium and carries:
- a CDS encoding integrase core domain-containing protein gives rise to the protein YRSNEERRVAFPKWLHYYNHHRPHTALEGRVPAVASVNNVCGNHN